Proteins from one Mytilus galloprovincialis chromosome 11, xbMytGall1.hap1.1, whole genome shotgun sequence genomic window:
- the LOC143051648 gene encoding uncharacterized protein LOC143051648, producing the protein MSEVNKIISFFLEALKEDPTNAKLASDLESTEVKPEEFNVLQTGVKLPSLTYTPGFQTMVTLVSMVKAVQISNKEPESHDTSLSADLYRLQSWYKKMLKMKLMNSHQYQQYFQRVREILVRLGENDNPVDITWNVGLQKQVRKVLCDLKEKEEHSDLKEKILKMETEQDEVIPKNIRDQIEKEIKEWEIKDKMCVTTRASEYVLECLQDNSCLTLIAPSGVGKTFIARHIALVLQKEGYRIIPVRKPDNISDYYQPGKQTVFIVDDMCGNFTANQQQIENWQQMLPVINTVIADKCCKIIVSCRLQVYRDDKFNILEPFKSCECNLMSDKLCLTAEEKDSMASIYIDSSLDNIDKLSQKSEFFPLLCSLYLWEKHGDVKEFFKNPFFVYQNELDSLSRQGDEGNYKLCSLALLVLFNNQLPYKWIQGTVTREQRHIIKTTCDACGLNRGTSKAKLKEALLTLEGTFVHKQNGIHVYRTVHDKLFDFLAHYFGKKMTQCLIDHGDSDLIHERFIWRQSQDEKNSNIDFIIEIPDDYFELYLERFIKDWSAGKVRVIFENNNMEIPLFRQQLLQHLKLLDKSQQESLARDNDTVLPKEHHGSGDTPLIRACYHGYTDMTQWMLQNNVDVNQCRDDGTTGLIMASCHGHTDVMKLLLETNPNIDQCDNKGCSPLFMASQEGHSDIENLLLERNPNIDLCNNDGCSPLLTASYNGHTEIVKLLLERNIKINLCNNEGCSPLYMASQNGHTDIVKMLLESSAYVDLCDTDGCSPLFMASQNGHTDIIKLLLEKNPNIDLCVKDGRSPLNIASQKGHTDIVRLLSEKTPHDDQCDNGIY; encoded by the exons ATGTCCGAAGTGAACAAGATTATCAGTTTTTTTCTTGAGGCACTGAAAGAGGATCCTACGAATGCAAAGCTGGCATCTGACTTAGAATCTACCGAGGTGAAACCAGAGGAATTCAATGTACTTCAAACAG GAGTAAAATTACCATCACTTACATACACACCAGGGTTCCAGACAATGGTAACATTAGTTTCAATGGTAAAAGCTGTCCAGATTTCAAATAAAGAACCAGAAAGCCATGACACCAGCCTATCAGCAGACTTATATAGATTACAGTCTTGGTACAAAAAGATGCTTAAAATGAAACTAATGAATTCGCATCAATATCAACAATATTTTCAAAGAGTTAGAGAA ATATTGGTCAGACTAGGTGAAAATGATAATCCTGTAGATATAACATGGAATGTTGGACTGCAAAAACAAGTTAGGAAGGTTCTTTGTGATTTAAAAG aaaaagaagaaCATTCTGATCTTAAagagaaaattttgaaaatggaaaCTGAGCAGGACGAAGTTATACCAAAGAATATTAGAG AccaaatagaaaaagaaataaaagaatggGAAATAAAGGATAAGATGTGTGTGACTACAAGAGCAAGTGAGTACGTACTTGAGTGTTTACAGGACAACAGTTGTTTGACTTTAATTGCACCATCAGGAGTAGGCAAAACTTTTATTGCAAGACACATAGCACTAGTTTTACAAAAGGAAGGGTACAGAATAATACCAGTGAGAAAACCAGATAATATTAGTGATTATTATCAACCAGGTAAACAGACAGTCTTTATAGTAGATGATATGTGTGGAAATTTTACTGCCAACCAACAGCAAATTGAAAACTGGCAGCAAATGTTACCTGTAATAAACACAGTTATTGCAGACAAATGTTGTAAGATTATTGTATCTTGTAGGTTACAAGTTTATAGAGATGATAAGTTCAATATATTAGAACCTTTTAAGTCCTGTGAATGTAATTTGATGTCAGATAAGTTATGCCTTACAGCTGAAGAAAAAGATAGTATGGCAAGCATTTATATTGATTCAAGTTTAGACAATATTgataaattatcacaaaaaagtgAATTCTTTCCTCTTTTATGCTCTTTATATCTTTGGGAAAAACATGGAGATGTTAaggaatttttcaaaaatccatTTTTCGTCTATCAAAATGAACTAGACAGTTTGAGTAGGCAAGGAGATGAGGGAAACTATAAACTATGCAGTCTAGCTTTATTAGTTCTCTTTAATAATCAACTGCCGTACAAATGGATCCAAGGTACAGTAACACGTGAGCAACGACATATTATCAAAACTACATGTGATGCTTGTGGATTAAACAGAGGTACTTCAAAGGCAAAACTTAAAGAGGCCCTTCTCACTCTAGaaggtacatttgtacataaacagaatggtatacatgtatatagaactgtacatgataaattgtttgattttCTTGCTCattattttggtaaaaaaatgacTCAATGTTTAATAGACCATGGCGATAGTGATTTAATACATGAACGTTTTATTTGGAGACAATCACAAGATGAAAAGAACAGTAACATAGACTTTATTATTGAAATACCAGAtgattattttgaattatatttagAAAGGTTTATAAAGGACTGGTCAGCAGGAAAAGTGAGAGTTATATTCGAAAATAATAATATGGAAATACCATTATTTAGACAACAGCTATTACAGCACTTAAAACTACTGGACAAATCACAACAAGAATCTTTAGCCAGGGACAATGATACAGTGTTACCAAAGGAGCACCATGGATCAGGTGATACCCCACTGATAAGAgcttgttatcatggttatactgATATGACACAGTGGATGTTACAAAATAATGTGGATGTAAATCAATGTCGAGACGATGGGACTACTGGACTGATAATGGCATCGTGTCATGGGCACACTGATGTAATGAAGTTGTTATTAGAGACGAATCCTAACATTGATCAATGTGACAATAAAGGTTGTAGTCCTCTGTTTATggcaagtcaggaaggacatTCTGATATAGAAAATTTGTTGTTGGAGAGAAATCCTAACATTGATCTATGTAACAATGATGGCTGTAGTCCTCTGTTAACGGCAAGTTATAACGGACATACTGAAATAGTGAAGTTGTTGTTAGAgagaaatatcaaaattaatcTATGTAACAATGAAGGCTGTAGTCCTTTGTATATGGCAAGTCAGAacggacatactgatatagttaAGATGTTGCTAGAGAGTAGTGCTTACGTTGATCTATGTGACACGGATGGATGTAGTCCTCTGTTCATGGCAAGTCAGAACGGACATACTGATATAATAAAGTTGTTGTTAGAGAAAAATCCTAACATTGATCTATGTGTTAAAGATGGTCGTAGTCCGCTAAACATAGCAAGTCagaaaggacatactgatatagtaaggTTACTGTCAGAAAAGACTCCCCATGATGATCAATGTGATAATGGcatttattga